The following nucleotide sequence is from Nitrospira sp..
CCTGCGCGAGGCGGAACTGGCTCTGTCCGTGTTCAATGCGTTGAACGATACACACAAGGAGCATCCGCTGGGCGACGTGATCGGCCGGCGCGTGATGGGATGGGTAACCCTCAGATTTTAAGGCCGGAGTCTTCCGGGACTCGGGAGGATGTCATGACAATCACCGGCGAGAGCCGCTCCATTTTGGTCGTCGATGACGACCCCGACATCGTGCTCGGGCTGCAGGATTTTCTCGACCACGACGGGTATCAGGTGAGTATCGCCGGCAGTTGCGCGGAGGCCCTCGCACAGGCGCGTCGCCACCAATACAACGCCGTCCTCCTCGACTTGGGGTTGCCCGACGGCGACGGATCGACGGTGCTCAAGAGCCTGCAGGAGACGCACCCTCACCTGCCAGTCATCATTCTCACGGCCTTCACGAGTACAGATCGCACGGTGGGCTCGTTGACGCAGGGCGCCTTCGCCTACTTGACGAAACCTTACAATCGCGACGAGTTGCGCGCCGTCCTTCAACGCGCCGTGGGCGTGCAGGCCCTGGCCGCCAAGGTCGAACATGCCGAACACGCGCTCTCGGAAAGCGAGGCACGGTTTCGTTCGCTGGTGGAAGCCGCGACCGACTCGATCATTCTTGCCGACGGTCGGGGGACCATCCTCTCCTGGAATCGGGCCGCCGCCCGCCTGTTCGGGTATACCGACGAGGAAGTCCGCGGCCGTCCCATGACCATCCTGATGCCTCCTCGACATCGCGCCGCGCATGAACGGGGACTCGCGCGAGTCAGAGATACCGGACGTTCCCGCCTGATCGGCCACCTGGTGGAGTTGGAAGGCCTTCGCAAAGACGGCAGCGAGTTCCCCCTGGAACTGTCCCTGGCCATGTGGACCACGGACGGCGAAGTCTTTTACAGCGGCATCATCCGCGACATCACCCAACGCCGCCGGGCGGAGGACATTCTGGACCGGCTCCGGCACCTGCACGAGGTCATCCTCACGCAGGCCGGCGAAGGCATCTACGGTCTCGACAAGACCGGCACCTGCACCTTCGTCAATCCCGCCGCTGCGACGCTGCTGGGCTATGAACCGGCCGAGATCATCGATCGATCCATGCACAGCCTGCTCCATCATTCGAAGTCGGATGGCGGCGTGTATTCGCTGGACGACTGCCCGATCTATGCGTCGTTGCGCGACGGGTTGGTGCATCGCGTCTCGACCGACGTGTTCTGGCGCAAGGACGGCACCGCCATCCCCGTGGAGTATGTGTGCACGCCAATCATCGAAAAGGGCGCCGTGGCGGGAGCCGTCGTGGTCTTCCGGGACATCACCGAGCGCAAGGAGGCGGAACGCGCCATCGAGGAAAGTCGGGAGCGCTTCCGGCAGCTGGCTGAACACATCAAGGAAGTGTTCTGGATGACCGATCCGTCGAAGGAGCAGGTGATCTACATCAGCCCCGGATATGAGGAGGTCTGGGGCCGCACCTGCGAGAGCCTGTACGCTCGGCCGCTGTCCTGGCTGGAGGCCATCCATCCCGAGGATCGACAGCGGATCCTCGCCGCCGCCATGAACCAGCGCCAAGCGGTCCCCTACGACGAGGAATATCGTATCGTCCGCCCCGATGGCTCGGAGCGCTGGATCTGGGACCGTGCCTACCCGATCTACGATGACAAGGGCACGATCTATCGTCTCGTCGGGTTCGCGGAGGATATCACCGAGGACAAACGCGTCGAAGCCGCGCTGGTCGAAAGCGAGCGGCGATACCGCGCGCTGTTCGACGACAACCCCTCCATGTACTTCATGGTCGACACGGAGGGCACCGTCCTGTCGGTCAACCGAGCCGGCGCCGAACGGCTGGGATATGGGGTGGAAGAGTTGGTCGGCACCTCGGTGCTGCAGGTCTTTCACCCGGAGGACCGTGAGGCGGTCCGCAGCCACCTCGCCGAGTGCCTCGGCGACATGGGGCAGCCGAGGCGGTGGGAGTTTCGCAAGGTTCGCAAAGACGGCAGCATCATCTGGATACGGGAAACGGCGCAAGCCGTGCGCAATGAGCGGCAACAACCCGTCGTTCTCCTCGTGTGCGAAGACATCACCGCCATCAAGGAGGCCGAACTGGCGCTGCACGACAGCGAAGAGTTCAAGAATCAGATTCTCCGCAGCAGCGCGGACTGCATCAAGGTGCTGGACCTCGAGGGCCGGCTGCAATACATCAATGATGCCGGCCAAACGTTGTTGGAGATTGCCGATGTGGCGGCATATCACAACAAGCCCTGGGCGGACTTCTGGGTTGGTGAAGACCGTCATGCAGCCCTGGCCGCACTGGAAGCGGCCAAGGCGGGTGACATCGGGAAATTCGTCGGTTTCTGCCCCACCGCGAGCGGGCAGGCGAAGTGGTGGGATGTGCAGATCACGCCCATGTTCGACACCCAAGGGTTTTCCCGCCGGCTGCTGGCCATCTCCCGAGACATCACCGAGTACAAGCAGGTCCAGGAGTCGCTGCGGGTCAGCGAGGAGCGCTTGGCCGCCGTCATACGAGGCTCGAACGACGGCTTTTGGGACGGTCACGTGCTGCCGGGGATTGCCTGGCACGATCCCCAGACCCCGGTTTGGTGGTCGCCGCGCGTCCGCGAGATGCTGAGCTACAGCGAGGCGGAATTCCCGAACGTCCTCGACAGCTGGGCGTCGCGGCTCCATCCTGACGATCGCGACCGCGTCTTCCAACTGCTGTCGGACTGCACCCAAACGGAGATGTCGCAGTATGATGTGGAATATCGCCTGCTCAACAAACAGGGCGAGTACCTCTGGGTCCGTGCCCGCGCCGAGGTCTTGCAGCGAGACGAGCAGGGCCGTGCCGTACGGATGGCCGGCTCGCTCCAAGACATTACCGCACGCAAGTGCGCCGAAGAGGCGCTGCATCGCAGCGAGGAATTGCTGCGCTCGATCGTGAACAACGCCACCGCCGCGATATACGCCAAACAAGCCGACGGACGGTATCTCATGGTCAACTCGCGCTTCGAAGAATTGTTTCATGTGAGGGCGGAACAGGTGCCGGGGAAAACCGACCACGATCTGTTCCCCGCGGACATCGCCGACGTGTTTCGGCAGAACGACCGGTGGGTGCTCACCAACGGCCGGCCCCTGGAAATCGAGGAACTCGCACCCCATGCCGACGGCCTGCACACCTACCTCTCGGTCAAGGTCCCCATCCGAGACCGCTCCGGCCACGTGTTCGCCATGTGCGGCATTTCCACAGACATCACGGAACGCAAGCGAACGGAGGAACAACTGCGCCTCAGCGAAGAACGGCTGCGCCTGGCCCTCTCCGCATCGGACGTGGGTATCTGGGACTGGGACGTGGCGTCCGGACGCCTCTATTGGTCGGCCGGCGTCGAAGCGTTGTTCGGGCTTCCGCCGGGCTCCTTCCCGGGCACCTATGGCGCCTATCTCGACCTGATTTATCTGGAGGATCGGGGCTCGGTGCTCGCGCATCTGGACCAGAGCCTGGCCGCCCAGTCTGCCGTCAATGTCGCGCACCGCGTCCTGCGGCCCGACGGCTCGCTGCATTGGCTGGCCTGGACCGGACGCATTCAGCGGACTCCCGAAGGAAGTCCGATCCGCGTGCTGGGCATCGTTCATGAAACGACGGGGCCCTCCATCGGTCGGCGGTAACAACGTGCCCTGCGTCAGCCGCGCCGAACGCTCGCTTCGATGAGGACCAGACTTGTGACCAAACCGCCCACAGACCGCGGCCCATTCTTCCCGTCATCGGCTCGTCCCTGGCGTCGCTGGGGGCGGATGACGGCCGCGCTGATCATCGCGCTGCTGAGCCCGTCTCTGGCCGTCGCCACGGAGGTGGTCATTCTGAAGTCCTCGGATATCGCCGCCTACAACCAAGCCATCGGCGGCTTCAAAGCGGCCCTTCCGAGCGATGTGACGCTGTCCGAGTACGATCTGCAGGGCGACTTGGAGAAGGGACGCAAACTCGCGAGAAAGATCCGCGCATCGGACACGGCCCTGGTCTTCACCGCCGGGGTGAAGGCGGCGAAGGCGGCGCAACTGGAGATTCTGGATATCCCGATCATCTATGCCATGGTGCTGGACCCGGCCAAGTATGGGCTGAATACCTCCAACATGACCGGCATCTTGCTCGAGGTGCCGCTGGAGCGACAATTGGCGCTCATCCGTCCCTTGCTGACGAGCCTGCCCCTCAAGCGCGTCGGCGCCCTCTACGATCCGTCCAAGACCGGACACGTCATCGAGGAGATCAAACGACTGACCAAACAGCAGGGCATGGAATTCCTCCCCGCGCAAGTCGGCAGCGAACGGGATGTACCCGGCGCGTTGCGAACGCTCTTGCCGTCCGTCGGGGCGCTGATGCTCGTGCCGGACTCCACGGTCCTGACCGACGAATCCCTCCGCTTCATTTTGAACTCGTCGTTGGAAGCGCGCGTTCCGGCCATCGGCTTTTCGCGGGAATTCACCAAGAGCGGGGCGCTCCTGTGTCTGTCCGTGAACTACCACGACATCGGTCGCCAAGCCGGCCAGTTGGCCCGCAGGATTCTGGACGGGCAGGTCGTGCTGCCGGCGAAGCCGCTCGCTCCCGATCGCATCGAAACCAGCATCAATCTCAAAACGGCCAAGTTCCTCGGGATCGACATCCCCAAAGAACTCGAATCCAAAGCCGACGAGGTCTACTGATGAACGGCACCCCGCAAGGCACACCCGCCGCCCACCGAACGAAGCCGCCGTCCTTCGCCGGCGTGCACGGCCGCTTCGTGGGCCTGCGGACCAAATTCGTCGTCTTTTTCAGCTTGATCATCATCCTGACCTGTTCGGGCTTGAGCTGGTATTTCATCCGCAGCAAGCAGACCGCCATGACGGAACGCGTGACGGATCTGGGGATGATTTTGGTCAAAAACCTGGCGCACAATGTCCGGTACGGGATCATCACCGAGGAACAGACAATCCTCGAACAGTTCATCACCGGCGTGATGGACGTCGACGAAGTGGTGTATGTGGTGATCACCGGCGCAGACGGCCGCGTGCTCGTCGCCAGGAGCAAGGGCTCGCTCAACGACGCCCACAGCCGGTCCCGTTCGGCGGCACACGCGTTCTATCCTCAATCGAACCTTGCCGCATCCCTGCTCAAGAATCCGAGCACGCACCCGACTGTCACTCGCATGCGTCTGACCGGCTCCGGGGCGGTGCCGATCCAGGACGGCGGGGTGACGATCTACCTGTCCGGCGGCGGACCCCGCGAAGAAACGTTCTATGATTTCGCGCTCCCTGTCTTACGAGGGGCGCCGTCGCGCCTGGACGCACTGGCGCTTCAAGAAGAGGAAACCAAACGGCCGGGATCGTCTTCCGCCCCTCACCAACCCTACGGGGTGGTGCAAATCGGCCTGACCGAGGTACCGATGCAGGGAGAGTTGGCCAAGGTGCTCCGCAACGTGCTGCTCTTGACCTTAGGCATCATCCTCACGGGTATCCTCTTCACCAGGCTGCTGGCCGACCGCATCATTATGCCTCTGCGAAACCTCGCCAGCGGGGCGCGCAAGGTCAGCGAAGGCGACCTCTCCACCTTCGTCGCGCCGACGACACAAGACGAGGTCGGCCAGCTGACCTCGCTTTTCAATTTGATGATTCAATCGCTCCAGGACCGCGACCAGGCGATTTCCGCGAACCTCGAAACCATCAGGCGGCATGCAGCCCAGCTGGCCACGCTCAATCAGTCGAGCGCCGCCATCACCTCCACCCTGGACCCGCATCGGCTCCTGTCCGCAGTCCTGCAACTCCTGATCGACAATCTGGGTTTCACGGGCATGGTGTTGATGCTCTGGGACCGCGAACGCGGCGTCGCGACCGTCGCCCAAATCGCAGGAGTCCCCTCGCAGATCGAACAGGCAGCCAGGCAACTGGAGATTCCCGTTGAGGATGACGGGTCCGTTCAGGCAGAGATGCTGATCCATGGCCGCTCGGTTCATATTGTGACCGTCGAGGACGTGATGCACCGCTTCTCTCCCCTGGCGCAACCGCTGATCAAGGAAGCCGAGATCAAATCATTCGTCGGAGTCCCGCTCCGCAGCCAGCAACGAATCCTGGGGTATCTGGCCGCCCATCGCGGCGCTCAGATCTGCAGTCAGGAAGACCTGGACCTCTTGATGACCATCGGCAGTCACGTCGCCGTCGCCATCGACAACGCCAGAGCCTACGTCGAATTGGAAACCCTGACCGAGCACCTGGAACAGCGCGTTCAATCGCGCACGCAGGAACTTCAATCGGCCAACGAGCGGCTCCAAGAGCACGACCGGCGTCGCTCCAAATTCGTCTCGGTCGCGTCCCATGAACTCCGTACGCCGATGACCTCCATCAAGGGGTTCGTCGAGAACATGCTGGACGGCCTCACCGGCCCTCTCTCCGAACGCCAGGAACATTATCTGCAGCGCATCAAGCACAACGTGGATCGCCTCACCCGCATCATCAATCAGCTCCTGGATTGGTCTCGCCTCGATGTGGGGCGGATCGACGTCAAGCCGGAGCCGCTCCCTATCGGGGAATTCATCACCGAAGTGGTGGAGAGTTTCCAAACCTTGGCGGCCGAGAAAGCCATCATCCTGGAAGTGACGCCCTGCGATCGAGCGCTCCTGGTGCGGGCCGACCGCGACAAACTGGAGCAGATCCTGTTCAATCTGGTCGGTAATGCCATCAAGTTCACCCCGAAAGCGGGGCACGTCGCAGTGCGTTGCGAGGGGGTGGACGGACACATGGTCCGGATCATCGTGGCCGACACCGGATGCGGCATCGCCCCCCACGAACTGCCGAAAGTCTTCACGGAGTTCTCCAAGGTGGAGTCGGCCGTGCCGACCGCGCAGGGCGCACAGCTCGGCCTCTTCATCACCAAGAGTCTCGTCACCCTGCATGGAGGAACCATGGGGGTGGAAAGCCTGCTAGGCGTCGGCACGCAGTTTTTCTTCACGCTCCCGCTGGCGCCCCGCCCTCCCCGCTGACAGCCGGATCGCCCGCGCGCCATCCGGGGCTGTATCTCATCCGATAATACACGCATACTTTTGCACGGCGCCGAGATTCCTCCTCATAGCCATTCTCCGGCACATTCCCTCCAACCGTCTGAGAAATCAGCATCCTGAATCTTCGGCATGGGTATTGCGCCTCGTCGAAGCCAAAACCCATTCAACCACGGAGGGCGTCGC
It contains:
- a CDS encoding PAS domain S-box protein, producing MTITGESRSILVVDDDPDIVLGLQDFLDHDGYQVSIAGSCAEALAQARRHQYNAVLLDLGLPDGDGSTVLKSLQETHPHLPVIILTAFTSTDRTVGSLTQGAFAYLTKPYNRDELRAVLQRAVGVQALAAKVEHAEHALSESEARFRSLVEAATDSIILADGRGTILSWNRAAARLFGYTDEEVRGRPMTILMPPRHRAAHERGLARVRDTGRSRLIGHLVELEGLRKDGSEFPLELSLAMWTTDGEVFYSGIIRDITQRRRAEDILDRLRHLHEVILTQAGEGIYGLDKTGTCTFVNPAAATLLGYEPAEIIDRSMHSLLHHSKSDGGVYSLDDCPIYASLRDGLVHRVSTDVFWRKDGTAIPVEYVCTPIIEKGAVAGAVVVFRDITERKEAERAIEESRERFRQLAEHIKEVFWMTDPSKEQVIYISPGYEEVWGRTCESLYARPLSWLEAIHPEDRQRILAAAMNQRQAVPYDEEYRIVRPDGSERWIWDRAYPIYDDKGTIYRLVGFAEDITEDKRVEAALVESERRYRALFDDNPSMYFMVDTEGTVLSVNRAGAERLGYGVEELVGTSVLQVFHPEDREAVRSHLAECLGDMGQPRRWEFRKVRKDGSIIWIRETAQAVRNERQQPVVLLVCEDITAIKEAELALHDSEEFKNQILRSSADCIKVLDLEGRLQYINDAGQTLLEIADVAAYHNKPWADFWVGEDRHAALAALEAAKAGDIGKFVGFCPTASGQAKWWDVQITPMFDTQGFSRRLLAISRDITEYKQVQESLRVSEERLAAVIRGSNDGFWDGHVLPGIAWHDPQTPVWWSPRVREMLSYSEAEFPNVLDSWASRLHPDDRDRVFQLLSDCTQTEMSQYDVEYRLLNKQGEYLWVRARAEVLQRDEQGRAVRMAGSLQDITARKCAEEALHRSEELLRSIVNNATAAIYAKQADGRYLMVNSRFEELFHVRAEQVPGKTDHDLFPADIADVFRQNDRWVLTNGRPLEIEELAPHADGLHTYLSVKVPIRDRSGHVFAMCGISTDITERKRTEEQLRLSEERLRLALSASDVGIWDWDVASGRLYWSAGVEALFGLPPGSFPGTYGAYLDLIYLEDRGSVLAHLDQSLAAQSAVNVAHRVLRPDGSLHWLAWTGRIQRTPEGSPIRVLGIVHETTGPSIGRR
- a CDS encoding ABC transporter substrate-binding protein, with amino-acid sequence MRTRLVTKPPTDRGPFFPSSARPWRRWGRMTAALIIALLSPSLAVATEVVILKSSDIAAYNQAIGGFKAALPSDVTLSEYDLQGDLEKGRKLARKIRASDTALVFTAGVKAAKAAQLEILDIPIIYAMVLDPAKYGLNTSNMTGILLEVPLERQLALIRPLLTSLPLKRVGALYDPSKTGHVIEEIKRLTKQQGMEFLPAQVGSERDVPGALRTLLPSVGALMLVPDSTVLTDESLRFILNSSLEARVPAIGFSREFTKSGALLCLSVNYHDIGRQAGQLARRILDGQVVLPAKPLAPDRIETSINLKTAKFLGIDIPKELESKADEVY
- a CDS encoding GAF domain-containing protein; this translates as MNGTPQGTPAAHRTKPPSFAGVHGRFVGLRTKFVVFFSLIIILTCSGLSWYFIRSKQTAMTERVTDLGMILVKNLAHNVRYGIITEEQTILEQFITGVMDVDEVVYVVITGADGRVLVARSKGSLNDAHSRSRSAAHAFYPQSNLAASLLKNPSTHPTVTRMRLTGSGAVPIQDGGVTIYLSGGGPREETFYDFALPVLRGAPSRLDALALQEEETKRPGSSSAPHQPYGVVQIGLTEVPMQGELAKVLRNVLLLTLGIILTGILFTRLLADRIIMPLRNLASGARKVSEGDLSTFVAPTTQDEVGQLTSLFNLMIQSLQDRDQAISANLETIRRHAAQLATLNQSSAAITSTLDPHRLLSAVLQLLIDNLGFTGMVLMLWDRERGVATVAQIAGVPSQIEQAARQLEIPVEDDGSVQAEMLIHGRSVHIVTVEDVMHRFSPLAQPLIKEAEIKSFVGVPLRSQQRILGYLAAHRGAQICSQEDLDLLMTIGSHVAVAIDNARAYVELETLTEHLEQRVQSRTQELQSANERLQEHDRRRSKFVSVASHELRTPMTSIKGFVENMLDGLTGPLSERQEHYLQRIKHNVDRLTRIINQLLDWSRLDVGRIDVKPEPLPIGEFITEVVESFQTLAAEKAIILEVTPCDRALLVRADRDKLEQILFNLVGNAIKFTPKAGHVAVRCEGVDGHMVRIIVADTGCGIAPHELPKVFTEFSKVESAVPTAQGAQLGLFITKSLVTLHGGTMGVESLLGVGTQFFFTLPLAPRPPR